From Synechococcus sp. A10-1-5-1, a single genomic window includes:
- a CDS encoding M61 family metallopeptidase: protein MVQVHLDLSNPQTHLVDVRVQIESPHQHQKVSLPGWTPGSYLIRDYVKQLEGFKACQQGLERPFNRSAPSTWLIDADPDRGPLTLTYSVMATELTVRTCHLDQDHGFLALAAVVLEVDGHRWQPHRLTCVLPEGWNAFVPLPEDSTGCWLAADLDQLIDSPIEAGPHQAHRFSVFGLPHRWVTWFSDPADEAWFFDRFPRFFEDVEQVCLACCRLMGQSAPACADYLFVLHLLDEGYGGLEHDDSTVLVYGRRNLEASHGYRKLLQLIAHEYFHQWNVRRLTPAELRPIDYQHATVVPTLWFAEGVTSYFDQLLPLHAGLCSAKDYLNDLEEDLSRYMLSPGRQVQTLRQSSEEAWVKLYKADAYSASNQISYYLKGAVVALCLDLHLRSHQSCLAAVVQQLWHSHGRHRRGYQESDLFSAFEAAAPGLGARLQQWLTEVDDPDCSGYLLDVGLALEPEMSTHPWTGMTTRLDGGRVLVQRVQRHSPAERAGLMVGDELIGVAGQRVAQPDQISPLLRAEESQPLLMARRSALRELALRSDPPKPKRYKLVPVSNPTASQQAGQDAWLQQRAG from the coding sequence ATGGTTCAGGTCCATCTTGATCTGAGCAACCCTCAGACCCATCTGGTCGATGTACGCGTTCAGATTGAGTCGCCCCATCAGCACCAGAAGGTCTCGCTGCCCGGCTGGACGCCTGGGTCGTACCTGATCCGCGACTACGTCAAACAACTCGAAGGCTTCAAGGCCTGCCAGCAGGGGCTTGAGCGGCCATTCAACCGCTCTGCTCCCAGTACTTGGCTGATCGATGCCGATCCGGATAGGGGACCCTTGACCCTGACCTACTCGGTGATGGCCACGGAGCTCACGGTCCGCACCTGCCACCTTGATCAGGATCACGGTTTCTTAGCCCTGGCGGCTGTCGTCCTGGAGGTCGATGGACACCGCTGGCAGCCCCACCGCCTGACCTGCGTCTTACCTGAGGGGTGGAACGCTTTTGTTCCGTTGCCAGAGGACAGCACTGGTTGTTGGCTGGCGGCGGATTTGGATCAACTGATTGACAGTCCGATCGAAGCCGGCCCCCATCAGGCGCACCGTTTTTCGGTCTTCGGTCTTCCCCATCGCTGGGTGACCTGGTTCTCGGATCCCGCCGATGAGGCCTGGTTCTTCGATCGTTTTCCTCGATTTTTTGAGGATGTGGAGCAGGTCTGTCTGGCCTGTTGCCGATTGATGGGCCAAAGCGCACCGGCCTGTGCCGACTACCTCTTTGTCCTTCATCTACTGGACGAGGGCTATGGCGGTCTAGAGCACGACGACAGCACGGTTCTTGTCTATGGCCGCCGCAACCTTGAAGCAAGTCATGGCTACCGCAAGCTGCTGCAGCTCATTGCCCATGAATACTTCCACCAATGGAACGTCCGGCGCCTGACTCCTGCGGAGTTGAGACCGATCGACTACCAGCACGCCACGGTGGTCCCCACCCTTTGGTTTGCCGAAGGCGTCACGAGCTACTTCGATCAGCTGCTCCCACTGCATGCCGGGTTGTGCTCAGCCAAGGACTACCTCAACGACCTCGAGGAGGACCTCAGTCGCTACATGCTGAGCCCCGGTCGGCAGGTGCAGACCCTCAGGCAGAGCAGTGAGGAGGCCTGGGTCAAGCTCTACAAAGCGGACGCTTATTCCGCCAGTAACCAAATCAGTTACTACCTCAAGGGGGCGGTCGTGGCTCTCTGCCTGGATCTGCACCTGAGGTCCCATCAGAGCTGTTTAGCCGCCGTTGTTCAACAGCTTTGGCACAGCCATGGACGGCACCGGCGCGGTTATCAGGAATCAGATCTATTCAGCGCTTTTGAGGCGGCTGCACCGGGTCTTGGTGCGCGTCTGCAGCAATGGCTGACGGAGGTCGACGATCCAGATTGTTCTGGCTACCTGTTGGATGTAGGCCTGGCGCTGGAGCCGGAGATGTCCACCCATCCATGGACAGGGATGACAACGCGGCTCGATGGCGGCCGGGTCCTAGTGCAGCGCGTCCAGCGCCATAGCCCAGCGGAGCGCGCCGGCCTGATGGTGGGCGATGAGCTCATTGGCGTGGCGGGACAACGGGTTGCCCAGCCAGATCAGATTTCACCGCTGCTTCGCGCCGAAGAGAGCCAACCGCTTTTGATGGCACGGCGTTCAGCCCTACGGGAGCTAGCGCTCCGGAGCGACCCGCCGAAGCCCAAGCGCTACAAGCTGGTCCCTGTGTCTAATCCGACGGCTTCCCAACAGGCTGGCCAGGACGCCTGGTTGCAACAGCGCGCGGGCTAG
- the argC gene encoding N-acetyl-gamma-glutamyl-phosphate reductase — protein MASQRVAVIGASGYGGLQTLRLLQGHPEFIVSFLGGERSSGKRWSQLTPFLPLPGDPVVQSPEVDAIAEAADFAVLSLPNGLASRLAPELLERGVKVVDLSADYRYGSLDQWKEVYSAEAQEFPRDDTALCREAVYGLVEWEHEKIAQARLVAAPGCFPTASLLALTPFLKQGLIETSGIIIDAKTGTSGGGRAAKEHLLLAEASEGISPYGVVGHRHTSEIEQLCSRAAGTSIQLQFTPHLTPMVRGLLATVYGRLRDPGLTAEDCTTLLEAAYRHAPCVQVLPAGTYPSTKWVRQTNKALLSVQVDQRTGQLIVMSAIDNMVKGQAGQGVQCLNLMAGLPAETGLPLLPFYP, from the coding sequence ATGGCAAGTCAGCGCGTCGCCGTGATCGGGGCCTCGGGCTATGGCGGTTTGCAGACGCTGCGATTGCTTCAGGGGCATCCCGAATTCATCGTCAGCTTTCTTGGGGGTGAGCGCAGTAGTGGCAAGCGGTGGAGTCAACTCACCCCGTTTTTGCCGCTCCCCGGTGACCCGGTGGTGCAAAGCCCGGAGGTGGATGCCATTGCCGAGGCCGCGGACTTTGCGGTCTTGAGTCTTCCAAATGGTCTGGCCTCACGCCTCGCACCCGAACTGCTCGAGCGTGGAGTCAAGGTTGTCGACCTCTCCGCCGATTACCGCTACGGCTCTCTGGATCAGTGGAAGGAGGTCTACAGCGCTGAAGCACAGGAGTTTCCGCGCGATGACACGGCTCTCTGCCGGGAAGCTGTTTACGGCTTGGTGGAGTGGGAGCACGAGAAGATTGCCCAAGCGCGGCTGGTAGCAGCACCGGGTTGTTTCCCCACCGCAAGCCTTCTGGCTCTCACTCCCTTCCTGAAGCAAGGCCTGATCGAAACCAGCGGAATCATCATTGACGCCAAGACCGGTACCAGTGGCGGCGGACGTGCGGCGAAGGAGCATCTCTTGCTCGCGGAGGCCTCTGAGGGCATTTCCCCCTACGGCGTTGTCGGGCATCGCCATACCAGTGAGATCGAACAGCTCTGCAGCCGCGCTGCGGGCACCAGCATCCAGCTCCAATTCACCCCTCACCTGACCCCGATGGTGCGTGGTCTGCTGGCCACGGTCTATGGACGCCTGCGCGACCCCGGACTGACCGCTGAGGACTGCACCACCCTGCTGGAGGCTGCCTACCGACATGCGCCCTGCGTTCAGGTGTTGCCGGCGGGGACTTACCCTTCGACCAAGTGGGTTCGCCAGACCAATAAGGCGCTGCTGTCGGTCCAGGTGGACCAGCGCACCGGTCAGCTCATCGTGATGAGCGCGATCGACAACATGGTCAAAGGTCAGGCGGGCCAGGGCGTGCAGTGCCTGAACCTGATGGCCGGGTTACCTGCGGAAACCGGGCTTCCGCTGCTGCCCTTCTACCCCTAA
- the purN gene encoding phosphoribosylglycinamide formyltransferase: MGHGQDSTFSDPSGGGLAVQWPLPPEQAIVTKHPLRLGVMASGSGTNFEALVQACQAGRLGAEVSLLIVNNSEAGALERAKRLGISAQVLDHRLYDSREALDHALISCFQAAQVDLVVMAGWMRIVTEELIRAYPERLINIHPSLLPSFRGAQAIRQALEAGVQLTGCTAHLVEVEVDKGPILVQAAVPVLEGDSEATLSERIHRQEHKILPFAVALAAKRLGLMA, encoded by the coding sequence ATGGGACATGGCCAGGACTCCACTTTTTCAGACCCTAGCGGGGGTGGACTCGCAGTCCAGTGGCCGTTGCCACCAGAGCAAGCCATCGTCACCAAACATCCCCTGCGCTTGGGCGTGATGGCCTCCGGCTCAGGCACCAACTTCGAGGCCTTAGTGCAGGCCTGCCAAGCGGGTCGACTTGGTGCAGAGGTGAGCCTCCTGATCGTCAACAACTCCGAAGCTGGGGCCCTCGAACGCGCCAAGCGACTGGGCATCAGCGCACAAGTGCTGGACCATCGCCTCTACGACTCCAGGGAGGCCTTGGATCACGCTTTGATCTCCTGCTTTCAGGCCGCCCAGGTGGACCTCGTGGTTATGGCCGGTTGGATGCGGATCGTGACCGAAGAACTGATCAGGGCCTATCCCGAGCGGCTCATCAACATCCACCCTTCACTCTTGCCGAGCTTTCGTGGAGCGCAAGCGATCCGCCAAGCACTGGAGGCTGGTGTCCAGCTAACCGGCTGCACGGCCCATCTCGTGGAAGTGGAGGTAGACAAAGGGCCGATCCTTGTGCAGGCCGCTGTTCCCGTTCTTGAGGGGGATAGCGAAGCAACCCTGTCGGAGCGCATCCATCGCCAGGAACACAAAATCCTGCCCTTCGCCGTGGCACTGGCAGCCAAGCGATTAGGGCTAATGGCTTAG
- a CDS encoding DUF1257 domain-containing protein, producing the protein MSHLSILPTVLDDERLLAQALQELGYAVHWGGQLNGFADQRESVALWVQVNPEQQLGWARQPNGRLALVGDLQRLGRSHSVQQLVGQITRSYAALHALKTASEELGHASVELIS; encoded by the coding sequence ATGTCCCATCTCTCCATCCTGCCAACGGTCCTCGACGACGAGAGGCTCCTGGCCCAGGCTCTTCAGGAGCTGGGTTATGCGGTCCACTGGGGCGGCCAGCTCAACGGTTTTGCGGACCAACGCGAGTCGGTTGCGCTCTGGGTGCAGGTGAACCCTGAGCAGCAGTTGGGGTGGGCCCGTCAGCCCAACGGCCGCTTGGCGCTTGTTGGCGACCTTCAACGCCTTGGCCGCTCCCACTCTGTTCAGCAACTGGTCGGTCAGATCACGCGCAGCTACGCCGCACTGCATGCCCTGAAGACGGCCTCAGAAGAGCTGGGCCACGCTTCAGTTGAATTGATCAGCTGA